From the genome of Pseudomonas sp. gcc21, one region includes:
- a CDS encoding ABC transporter ATP-binding protein yields MNISTLIPLEPARAASPVFSPAARPSRGRPVLQATDVDKIYANGTIALKGANLTIGQGEFVSLLGPSGCGKSTLLRILAGLGDVTTGQVRWWEQDYGVVGHKGRKLAFVFQNATLMPWARVRKNVRLPLDLENNTGPDAERRIDEALAMVGLAGFDNSFPRELSGGMQMRASIARAMVTEPNLLLMDEPFGALDEMTRNKLNDDVLKLWQKNGWTVVFVTHSVYEAVYLSSRVVVMAARPGRIVDDIQIDQPYPRSSDFRVSTEFAGYCRQVSQALERASGMGREAKS; encoded by the coding sequence ATGAACATTTCCACATTGATACCCCTTGAGCCGGCACGCGCCGCGTCGCCGGTGTTCAGCCCGGCGGCCCGACCCAGCCGCGGCCGGCCGGTGCTGCAGGCTACCGACGTCGACAAGATCTACGCCAACGGGACCATAGCCCTCAAGGGTGCGAACCTGACCATTGGCCAGGGCGAGTTCGTCAGCCTGCTCGGCCCATCAGGGTGCGGCAAGAGTACCCTGCTGCGCATTCTGGCCGGCCTCGGGGATGTCACGACCGGGCAGGTGCGCTGGTGGGAGCAGGATTACGGCGTGGTCGGACACAAGGGCCGCAAGCTTGCCTTCGTGTTCCAGAACGCCACGCTGATGCCCTGGGCGCGGGTGCGCAAGAACGTGCGCCTGCCGCTGGATTTGGAGAACAATACCGGGCCGGATGCCGAGCGCCGAATCGATGAGGCCCTGGCGATGGTCGGGCTCGCCGGTTTTGACAATTCCTTCCCGCGCGAGCTGTCCGGCGGGATGCAGATGCGCGCCTCGATTGCCCGCGCCATGGTCACCGAACCTAATCTGCTGCTGATGGACGAACCCTTCGGCGCGCTGGATGAGATGACGCGCAACAAGCTCAATGACGACGTGCTCAAGCTCTGGCAGAAAAACGGCTGGACCGTGGTGTTCGTGACGCACAGCGTGTACGAAGCGGTGTACCTGTCCAGTCGGGTGGTGGTGATGGCCGCGCGGCCGGGGCGCATCGTCGATGATATCCAGATCGATCAGCCCTACCCCCGCTCTTCGGATTTTCGCGTATCGACCGAATTTGCCGGCTACTGCCGTCAGGTTTCCCAGGCGCTGGAGCGTGCCAGCGGCATGGGTCGGGAGGCAAAATCATGA